Proteins from a single region of Halorubrum sp. 2020YC2:
- the ribH gene encoding 6,7-dimethyl-8-ribityllumazine synthase: MVSLGLVVARFNDSVTEPMAEAAREAAADRDAVVVDELSVPGAYDSPLAADRLARREDVDAVAVVGAIVTGDTDHDRVIATATAEKLTDVSLDRDTPVTFGVSGPGMSGAEARERIDKGADAAAAAIDLAAELG, encoded by the coding sequence ATGGTCTCGCTGGGACTGGTGGTGGCGCGGTTCAACGACTCCGTCACGGAGCCGATGGCCGAGGCCGCCCGGGAGGCGGCCGCCGACCGCGACGCCGTCGTCGTCGACGAACTGAGCGTGCCGGGCGCGTACGACAGCCCGCTGGCCGCCGACCGGTTAGCGCGGCGCGAGGACGTCGACGCCGTCGCGGTCGTCGGCGCCATCGTCACCGGCGACACCGACCACGACCGCGTCATCGCGACCGCGACCGCCGAGAAGCTCACCGACGTGAGTCTCGACCGGGACACCCCGGTCACCTTCGGCGTGAGCGGCCCGGGGATGTCCGGCGCGGAGGCGCGCGAGCGGATCGACAAGGGGGCGGACGCGGCCGCGGCCGCGATCGACCTCGCGGCAGAGCTCGGCTGA
- a CDS encoding DoxX family protein: MSYQSSNPLVGETEFALEGPWATYWIAFLRVVTGWWFFHAGITKVIENGFSYTYGSAYMSEMSGTALGGIPVWMGNNLAWLIEPGVPLFETLIGLALMAGAVTRLAAFGGVIFMVLFWIGNAGFTNGVVNSDLMGLLLFLTVIVLAAGRYYGLDALVEETEFVKQHPKLRYLLG; this comes from the coding sequence ATGTCATACCAATCTAGCAATCCGCTGGTCGGCGAGACCGAGTTCGCGCTGGAGGGACCCTGGGCGACGTACTGGATCGCGTTCCTCCGCGTCGTCACCGGCTGGTGGTTCTTCCACGCCGGGATCACGAAGGTGATCGAGAACGGGTTCTCGTACACTTACGGCTCGGCGTACATGTCTGAGATGAGCGGGACCGCCCTCGGCGGGATCCCCGTCTGGATGGGGAACAACCTCGCGTGGCTCATCGAGCCGGGGGTTCCCCTCTTCGAGACGCTCATCGGCCTCGCGCTGATGGCCGGCGCCGTGACCCGGCTCGCCGCGTTCGGCGGGGTCATCTTCATGGTCCTGTTCTGGATCGGCAACGCCGGGTTCACCAACGGCGTCGTCAACAGCGACCTGATGGGACTGCTCCTGTTCCTGACGGTCATCGTGCTCGCGGCCGGTCGGTACTACGGCCTCGACGCGCTCGTCGAGGAGACGGAGTTCGTCAAGCAACACCCCAAGCTGCGGTACCTGCTCGGCTGA
- the msrA gene encoding peptide-methionine (S)-S-oxide reductase MsrA, with amino-acid sequence MTNTETATFGGGCFWCVEAAFKELDGVEGVTSGYAGGHAEDPTYREVCSGNTGHAEVVRVEYDVDALSYEDILEVFFTVHDPTQLNRQGPDVGSQYRSIVLYHDDEQRDVVERYVEALDEEGGYDDEVVTEVEPLETFYRAEEKHQDYFEKNPADAYCTMHAQPKVEKVRERFNEKAKA; translated from the coding sequence ATGACGAACACGGAAACCGCGACGTTCGGCGGCGGCTGCTTCTGGTGCGTCGAGGCGGCGTTCAAGGAACTCGACGGCGTCGAGGGCGTTACCTCCGGTTACGCCGGCGGCCACGCCGAGGACCCGACCTACCGCGAGGTGTGCTCCGGCAACACCGGCCACGCCGAGGTCGTTCGGGTCGAGTACGACGTCGACGCCCTGTCGTACGAGGACATCCTCGAAGTGTTCTTCACCGTCCACGACCCGACCCAGCTGAACCGGCAGGGCCCGGACGTGGGGAGCCAGTACCGGTCGATCGTCCTCTACCACGACGACGAGCAGCGCGACGTGGTCGAGCGGTACGTCGAGGCGCTCGACGAGGAGGGCGGCTACGACGACGAGGTCGTCACCGAAGTCGAGCCGCTGGAGACGTTCTACCGCGCCGAGGAGAAACACCAGGACTACTTCGAGAAGAACCCGGCCGACGCCTACTGCACGATGCACGCGCAGCCGAAGGTGGAGAAGGTCCGCGAGCGGTTCAACGAGAAGGCGAAGGCGTAG
- a CDS encoding class I SAM-dependent methyltransferase, whose translation MDPQSTGDPQSTYDRIATHFSKTREHAWPEVEDFLEGRSVARALDVGCGNGRHTEALAARAESAVGVDLSRGLLDEAVSRARDRGFADAAAFVHGDAAALPVRDDAVDLAVYVATLHHLSPRADRVESLNELARALAPDGVALVSAWSTAHDRFDRDEGFDTTIDWTLPGGETVPRYYHIYSPAEFESDLAASDLDPRRTRVSSGNCYAEVSAPSG comes from the coding sequence ATGGACCCGCAGTCGACCGGCGATCCGCAGTCGACCTACGACCGCATCGCGACGCACTTCTCGAAGACGCGGGAGCACGCGTGGCCCGAGGTCGAGGACTTCTTGGAGGGACGGTCGGTCGCCCGCGCGCTCGACGTCGGCTGCGGGAACGGTCGGCACACGGAGGCGCTCGCGGCGCGCGCCGAGAGCGCGGTCGGGGTCGACCTCAGCCGCGGGCTGCTCGACGAGGCGGTCTCTCGCGCCCGCGACCGAGGGTTCGCTGACGCGGCCGCGTTCGTCCACGGCGACGCGGCCGCGCTGCCGGTCCGCGACGACGCGGTCGACCTCGCGGTGTACGTCGCGACGCTTCATCACCTCTCGCCGCGGGCGGACCGGGTCGAGAGCCTGAACGAACTGGCGCGAGCGCTCGCGCCCGACGGGGTCGCGCTCGTCAGCGCGTGGAGCACGGCCCACGACCGGTTCGACCGCGACGAGGGGTTCGACACGACAATCGACTGGACGCTGCCGGGCGGCGAGACCGTTCCGCGGTACTATCACATCTACTCGCCCGCGGAGTTCGAGTCGGACCTCGCGGCGAGCGACCTCGACCCGCGTCGGACGCGCGTTTCGAGCGGGAACTGCTACGCGGAGGTCTCGGCACCGAGCGGCTGA
- a CDS encoding prolyl oligopeptidase family serine peptidase — MSRESAPAQSPPETRREVVTETLHGVDVEDPYRWLEGDDEAVREWTDAQNAHVDGALDDALRDRLRPRFEDLVEVADYGPIAVREGRYFATVREPGADHARLVVRDAPDGGDRVLVDPNAWAANRNDDRPPRSMAWYVPSHDGERVAVGVTEGGDENYDVRVLSVPDPSEEQSDSAAADPESDAAAGYGAGVEEVAVLPERGRVNAGSLAWEADGEGFVYVATGAAADGAQMDKELRRFRLADGPDAEELLLEHDDQHVWPRVTIDPDSGLLAVAFSEMVGGTEWYVHVDGDLRPVLTGTDAETSVRFHGGTTFVTTDHGAPRRRLLACSVDRFREGDLSFEECREVLPGGEGIIQSVVPTPDRLLVHRQRDAHSELSVHDRDGTHLRDASLPSYCTVTWVSGSRDAPEAFFGLTGFDRPPAVRGLDLAGESGIGGDGSDGKPELASTDIDSVDLPVPDDLVVEQRFVDSADGAEVPVFVCYREGVAVEGPRPTLLYGYGGFRNSITPSFGRFRLPFLADGGAFAAVCARGGYEYGEPWHEAGMLADKQHTFDDFVAAGEALCDSELTDADHLAVAGGSNGGLSVGAVVTQRPDLWAAAQCAVPLLDMLRFHRFLLGESWTTEYGHPEDPEAFEYLRAYSPYHNVESGETYPPVYFTTAASDTRVHPSHARKMTARLQNEADGGPFLLRTKAETGHGVGKPASMIVDEQTDSWAFCYEQLGVEVGDDAAGDGGDTGDRDDA; from the coding sequence ATGTCACGCGAATCCGCTCCGGCCCAGTCCCCCCCGGAGACCAGACGCGAGGTCGTCACCGAGACGCTCCACGGGGTCGACGTCGAGGACCCGTACCGGTGGCTCGAAGGCGACGACGAGGCGGTCCGCGAGTGGACCGACGCCCAGAACGCCCACGTCGACGGCGCGCTCGACGACGCGCTCCGGGACCGGCTCCGCCCGCGGTTCGAGGACCTCGTCGAGGTGGCCGACTACGGCCCGATCGCGGTCCGCGAGGGGCGGTACTTCGCGACGGTCCGCGAGCCGGGCGCCGACCACGCCCGCCTCGTCGTCCGCGACGCGCCCGACGGCGGGGACCGCGTCCTCGTCGACCCGAACGCGTGGGCGGCGAACCGCAACGACGACCGCCCGCCCAGGTCGATGGCGTGGTACGTCCCGTCGCACGACGGCGAGCGCGTCGCGGTCGGCGTCACCGAGGGCGGCGACGAGAACTACGACGTGCGGGTGCTCTCGGTGCCCGACCCGAGCGAGGAGCAGTCGGACTCGGCCGCGGCCGATCCGGAATCGGACGCGGCGGCGGGCTACGGCGCGGGCGTCGAGGAGGTCGCAGTCCTCCCGGAGCGCGGCCGAGTCAACGCCGGGAGCCTCGCGTGGGAAGCGGACGGCGAGGGGTTCGTCTACGTCGCCACCGGCGCCGCGGCCGACGGCGCACAGATGGACAAGGAGCTCCGGCGGTTCCGGCTCGCTGACGGCCCGGACGCGGAGGAACTCCTGCTCGAGCACGACGACCAGCACGTCTGGCCGCGGGTGACCATCGACCCTGACTCCGGCCTGCTCGCGGTCGCCTTCTCCGAGATGGTGGGCGGCACCGAGTGGTACGTCCACGTCGACGGCGACCTCCGGCCCGTCCTGACCGGTACCGACGCCGAGACGTCGGTCCGGTTCCACGGCGGGACGACGTTCGTCACGACCGACCACGGCGCGCCCCGGCGGCGGCTGCTCGCCTGCTCCGTCGACCGCTTCCGCGAGGGCGACCTCTCGTTCGAGGAGTGCCGGGAGGTCCTCCCCGGCGGCGAGGGGATCATCCAGTCGGTCGTGCCGACCCCGGACCGGCTCCTCGTCCACCGCCAGCGGGACGCGCACTCCGAGCTCTCGGTCCACGACCGCGACGGGACGCACCTGCGCGACGCCTCGCTGCCGTCGTACTGTACCGTCACGTGGGTCTCCGGGAGCCGGGACGCCCCCGAGGCGTTCTTCGGTCTCACCGGCTTCGACCGGCCGCCGGCGGTCCGCGGACTCGACCTCGCCGGCGAATCGGGAATCGGAGGCGACGGTTCCGACGGCAAGCCCGAACTCGCGTCGACCGATATCGATTCGGTCGACCTCCCGGTCCCCGACGACCTCGTCGTCGAACAGCGGTTCGTCGACTCGGCGGACGGCGCCGAGGTGCCCGTGTTCGTCTGCTACCGCGAGGGCGTCGCCGTGGAGGGTCCGCGCCCCACGCTCCTGTACGGCTACGGCGGGTTCCGGAACAGCATCACGCCCTCGTTCGGGCGGTTCCGCCTGCCGTTCCTCGCGGACGGCGGCGCGTTCGCGGCGGTGTGCGCCCGCGGCGGCTACGAGTACGGCGAGCCGTGGCACGAGGCGGGCATGCTGGCCGACAAGCAGCACACCTTCGACGACTTCGTCGCCGCCGGCGAGGCGCTGTGCGACTCGGAACTCACCGACGCCGACCATCTGGCGGTCGCCGGCGGGTCGAACGGCGGGCTCTCGGTCGGCGCGGTCGTCACCCAGCGCCCGGACCTGTGGGCGGCCGCGCAGTGCGCGGTCCCCTTGCTCGACATGCTCCGGTTCCACCGGTTCCTGCTCGGGGAGTCGTGGACGACGGAGTACGGCCACCCGGAGGACCCGGAGGCGTTCGAGTACCTGCGCGCGTACTCGCCGTACCACAACGTCGAGTCCGGGGAGACCTACCCGCCCGTTTACTTCACCACGGCCGCGAGCGACACGCGGGTCCACCCCTCGCACGCCCGGAAGATGACCGCGCGGCTCCAGAACGAGGCCGACGGCGGGCCGTTCCTGTTGCGGACCAAGGCCGAGACCGGTCACGGGGTCGGCAAGCCCGCGTCGATGATCGTCGACGAGCAGACCGACTCGTGGGCGTTCTGCTACGAGCAGTTGGGGGTCGAGGTCGGGGACGACGCGGCGGGCGACGGAGGCGACACCGGCGACCGCGACGACGCTTGA
- a CDS encoding metallophosphoesterase family protein — MKIGLISDVHANLPALETVLDDMPAVDRIYCAGDVVGYNPWPAECVERVRDVAAATVRGNHDRTVETPERYGANRMAEAGLELAKASLSDEQREWIDGLPRTETFGGDRFLLVHSHPAAEREDAYVYPEEFPNLDRHIGEYDGVVLGHTHVQGCRAVAGGFVVNPGSVGQPRDGDPRAGYAVLDTTTDGTDAVETHRVEYDVDRVADAVRDADLPELTAERLYEGE, encoded by the coding sequence ATGAAGATCGGCCTCATCTCGGACGTCCACGCGAACCTGCCGGCGCTGGAGACCGTGCTCGACGACATGCCCGCCGTCGACCGGATCTACTGCGCCGGCGACGTGGTGGGCTACAACCCGTGGCCGGCCGAGTGCGTCGAGCGCGTGCGCGATGTCGCGGCCGCGACCGTGCGCGGGAACCACGACCGCACCGTCGAGACCCCGGAGCGCTACGGCGCCAACCGGATGGCCGAGGCGGGACTCGAACTGGCGAAGGCCTCCCTCTCCGACGAGCAGCGCGAGTGGATCGACGGCCTCCCGCGCACGGAGACGTTCGGCGGCGACCGCTTCCTACTGGTTCACTCCCATCCCGCCGCCGAGCGCGAGGACGCCTACGTCTACCCGGAGGAGTTCCCGAACCTCGACCGCCACATTGGCGAGTACGACGGGGTCGTCCTCGGCCACACGCACGTTCAGGGGTGCCGCGCGGTGGCCGGCGGGTTCGTCGTCAACCCGGGCAGCGTCGGCCAGCCGCGCGACGGCGACCCGCGGGCCGGCTACGCCGTCCTCGACACGACCACCGACGGGACCGACGCGGTCGAGACGCACCGCGTGGAGTACGACGTCGACCGCGTCGCGGACGCGGTCCGCGACGCCGACCTCCCCGAACTGACCGCCGAGCGGCTCTACGAAGGGGAGTAG
- a CDS encoding NAD(P)/FAD-dependent oxidoreductase: MSSSDDEYDIAVVGGGPAGLTTALYGARLGHETVLIDRGGGRAAMMADTHNVIGVTEEVSGNELLATGREQVQSYGGAFERGFVTDVERTADDRFRLSTNDTEILTDRVVLATGFSDERPDPPLPRNAKGLHWCLHCDAYMFVDEPVYVMGHGEAAAHVAMIMLNMTDDVDLLTRGAEPTWSDETAAQLDAHPVDVVHEDVAGVENDPDSGWLEAMEFEDGTRREYRGGFPMYGSDYNTALAEGLGCDLTDGGEIDVDDHGRTSEDGVFAVGDITPGHNQVPVAMGQGAKAGIAIHKEIREFPRSTEEIEADGPVDADEVPAIPPHLMATAVAHEGHAGGPRESAEAESAEAPAADDD; encoded by the coding sequence ATGAGTTCGTCCGACGACGAGTACGATATCGCCGTGGTCGGCGGCGGGCCGGCCGGGCTGACGACCGCGTTGTACGGCGCCCGACTGGGCCACGAGACGGTGCTGATCGACCGCGGCGGCGGGCGCGCGGCGATGATGGCCGACACGCACAACGTGATCGGCGTCACCGAGGAGGTGTCCGGGAACGAGCTGCTCGCAACCGGCCGCGAGCAGGTACAGTCGTACGGCGGCGCCTTCGAGCGCGGCTTCGTCACCGACGTCGAGCGCACAGCCGACGACCGGTTCCGCCTGTCCACGAACGACACCGAGATCCTCACGGACCGCGTCGTGCTCGCCACCGGCTTCTCCGACGAGCGTCCCGACCCGCCCCTGCCGCGGAACGCCAAGGGGCTCCACTGGTGTCTCCACTGCGACGCGTACATGTTCGTCGACGAGCCGGTGTACGTGATGGGCCACGGGGAGGCCGCCGCGCACGTCGCGATGATCATGCTGAACATGACCGACGACGTGGACCTCCTGACCCGCGGCGCGGAGCCGACGTGGAGCGACGAGACGGCGGCGCAGCTGGACGCGCACCCGGTCGACGTGGTCCACGAGGACGTCGCCGGCGTCGAGAACGACCCCGACTCCGGCTGGCTGGAGGCCATGGAGTTCGAGGACGGCACCCGCCGCGAGTACCGCGGCGGCTTCCCGATGTACGGCTCCGACTACAACACCGCGCTCGCGGAGGGGCTCGGCTGCGACCTGACCGACGGCGGCGAGATAGACGTCGACGACCACGGCCGCACCAGCGAGGACGGCGTGTTCGCGGTCGGAGACATCACCCCCGGCCACAACCAGGTCCCGGTCGCGATGGGCCAAGGGGCGAAGGCGGGCATCGCGATCCACAAGGAGATCCGCGAGTTCCCGCGCTCGACCGAGGAGATCGAGGCGGACGGCCCCGTCGACGCCGACGAGGTGCCCGCCATCCCGCCGCACCTCATGGCGACCGCCGTCGCTCACGAGGGGCACGCGGGCGGGCCGCGCGAGTCCGCCGAGGCCGAGAGCGCGGAGGCGCCCGCGGCCGACGACGACTGA
- a CDS encoding universal stress protein, protein MYQTILYPTDGSEGSAAVADHVRELAAAFDATVHVLHVIDARSADYGLSGTFLTDEGSGVRADPASGDDSGMAGGDLDAGETRSALVEHAEEVVEATAASLGDGDREPETVTAVETGTPHSAILEYATANDVDLVVMGTHGRTGVERYLLGSVAEKVVRLSDAPVVTVRADEEA, encoded by the coding sequence ATGTACCAGACTATCCTCTATCCGACGGACGGGAGCGAAGGATCGGCGGCCGTCGCCGATCACGTCCGGGAACTCGCGGCCGCGTTCGACGCGACCGTTCACGTCCTCCACGTGATCGACGCGCGAAGCGCCGACTACGGACTGAGCGGCACCTTCCTGACGGACGAGGGATCGGGTGTGCGCGCCGACCCGGCGTCGGGCGACGACAGCGGCATGGCCGGCGGGGACCTGGACGCCGGGGAGACGCGGTCGGCCCTCGTCGAGCACGCTGAGGAGGTCGTCGAGGCGACGGCCGCGTCCCTCGGTGACGGCGACCGGGAGCCGGAAACGGTCACGGCCGTCGAGACGGGGACACCGCACTCGGCCATCCTCGAGTACGCGACGGCGAACGACGTCGACCTCGTCGTGATGGGCACGCACGGTCGGACCGGCGTCGAGCGGTACCTTCTCGGTAGCGTCGCGGAGAAGGTGGTGCGGCTGTCGGACGCCCCGGTGGTGACGGTGCGGGCGGACGAGGAAGCGTGA
- a CDS encoding methyl-accepting chemotaxis protein — protein sequence MADTPLERLLRRVAPGAVARSYLAKFLVALVVVVLAIGAVGAVTYAETTEQLESNAQDDYTAVAELSATDLDAWATERRTLLREVADNDVFTAEAGGVDTYLSSHLSRTGESVVAFHFVDPSEGTVMATSDGADGGEAVASQGWLTDDLVFADEMFRSQTYRVDGERRIAYVTSTPRGDYLVMEVSLAPVTADLRQPTEGAFTTIVEPSGEITASSNDYAAGVRYSNDVQSALFGEERTVGFLPSATFGFADGGEYLVAYAPMEAEDWYVAVHVPLSQAYALSGMIGRNLLLIVGVAVVGLGLLGATLGRGTVSELNQLRGRATALADGDLDVDFHTERRDEFGDLSEAFATMRDSLREQIESAETQRERAEAAKAESEAFADRLESRATDFGQTMAACADGDLTARLRADPDDPEALRTIAAEFNDAMDELEAAIAEVDAFAVEVAERSDAVTDGTDEAAAAGRETSESIDEISAGAERQSRRLSEVAGEMEDMSATVEEVAASADQVATTSRQADALTEEGREAAADAVDELHGIEARSESAAETIARLEAEMAEVDAIVETISEIADQTNLLALNASIEAARAGEAGSGFAVVAEEVKSLAEETQESAAEVETLISGLRERTDESVDEMAAIREGVDDGVAVVEDAEDALSEVADRVSEADDGVQEISGAMDAQAQSVNEVTGAVDDLAGVSQQTTAEATTVASAAEEQAATLGTVSEQAHDLHERARGLRETTEDFEVDVDRTGAGTEAVEAAAADSDGADVADDAADAADDADGDEAAADAGPDPTDGVETDAAEPDESEFTFGTDGESTDAAPASTDGGTAAEAIEPEESGASGEPSESEESGVSDSDGPDVDDSGTAERSLDE from the coding sequence ATGGCCGACACCCCTCTCGAACGGCTCCTGCGTCGGGTCGCGCCCGGCGCGGTGGCCCGGAGCTACCTCGCGAAGTTCCTCGTCGCCCTCGTCGTCGTCGTGCTTGCGATCGGCGCCGTCGGGGCCGTCACGTACGCGGAGACGACGGAGCAGCTCGAATCGAACGCACAGGACGACTACACGGCCGTCGCGGAGCTGAGCGCCACCGACCTCGACGCATGGGCGACCGAGCGGCGCACCCTGCTCCGCGAGGTCGCCGACAACGACGTGTTCACCGCGGAGGCCGGCGGGGTCGACACCTACCTCTCGTCGCACCTCTCGCGGACCGGCGAGTCGGTCGTCGCCTTCCACTTCGTCGACCCGAGCGAGGGGACCGTCATGGCCACCAGCGACGGGGCGGACGGCGGCGAGGCGGTGGCCTCGCAGGGGTGGTTGACCGACGACCTCGTGTTCGCGGACGAGATGTTCCGGAGTCAGACGTACAGGGTCGACGGCGAGCGCCGGATCGCGTACGTCACGTCGACGCCGCGGGGCGACTACCTTGTGATGGAGGTGTCGCTCGCGCCCGTCACCGCCGACCTCCGCCAGCCGACCGAGGGCGCGTTCACCACCATCGTCGAGCCCAGCGGCGAGATCACGGCGAGCAGCAACGACTACGCCGCCGGCGTCCGCTACAGCAACGACGTCCAGTCCGCGCTGTTCGGCGAGGAGCGGACCGTCGGCTTCCTCCCGTCCGCGACGTTCGGCTTCGCCGACGGCGGCGAGTACCTCGTCGCCTACGCGCCGATGGAGGCCGAGGACTGGTACGTCGCCGTCCACGTCCCCCTCTCGCAGGCGTACGCGCTCTCCGGGATGATCGGGCGGAACCTGCTCCTGATCGTCGGCGTCGCGGTCGTCGGGCTCGGGCTGCTCGGCGCGACGCTCGGCCGCGGCACCGTCTCCGAGCTGAACCAGCTCCGGGGGCGGGCGACGGCGCTGGCCGACGGCGACCTCGACGTCGACTTCCACACGGAGCGGCGCGACGAGTTCGGCGACCTCTCCGAGGCGTTCGCGACCATGCGCGACTCGCTGCGCGAGCAGATCGAGTCGGCGGAGACGCAGCGCGAGCGCGCCGAGGCGGCGAAGGCGGAGAGCGAGGCCTTTGCCGACCGGCTGGAGTCGCGCGCGACCGACTTCGGCCAGACGATGGCGGCCTGCGCCGACGGCGACCTCACCGCGCGGCTCCGCGCCGACCCCGACGACCCCGAGGCGCTCCGCACCATCGCGGCGGAGTTCAACGACGCGATGGACGAGCTGGAGGCCGCGATCGCGGAGGTCGACGCGTTCGCGGTCGAGGTGGCCGAGCGGAGCGACGCGGTCACCGACGGCACCGACGAGGCCGCGGCCGCGGGCCGGGAGACGAGCGAGTCGATCGACGAGATCTCCGCCGGCGCGGAGCGGCAGAGCCGCCGGCTCTCCGAGGTGGCCGGCGAGATGGAGGACATGTCCGCGACCGTCGAGGAGGTCGCCGCCTCGGCGGACCAGGTCGCGACCACCTCGCGGCAGGCCGACGCCCTCACCGAGGAGGGCCGCGAGGCGGCCGCCGACGCGGTCGACGAGCTCCACGGGATCGAGGCGCGCTCCGAGTCCGCCGCCGAGACGATAGCGCGGCTCGAAGCCGAGATGGCGGAGGTCGACGCGATCGTCGAGACGATCTCGGAGATCGCCGACCAGACGAACCTGCTCGCGTTGAACGCCTCGATCGAGGCCGCCCGCGCGGGCGAGGCCGGCTCCGGCTTCGCGGTCGTCGCGGAGGAGGTGAAGTCGCTCGCGGAGGAGACCCAGGAGTCCGCCGCCGAGGTGGAGACGTTAATCTCAGGCCTCCGCGAGCGCACCGACGAGAGCGTCGACGAGATGGCCGCGATCCGCGAGGGGGTCGACGACGGCGTCGCGGTCGTCGAGGACGCCGAGGACGCGCTCTCCGAGGTCGCGGACCGGGTGAGTGAGGCCGACGACGGCGTTCAGGAGATATCCGGCGCGATGGACGCGCAGGCGCAGTCGGTCAACGAGGTGACCGGCGCGGTCGACGACCTCGCGGGCGTGAGCCAGCAGACGACCGCCGAGGCGACCACCGTCGCGTCCGCCGCCGAGGAGCAGGCCGCCACGCTCGGAACCGTCTCCGAGCAGGCGCACGACCTCCACGAGCGCGCCCGCGGCCTGCGGGAGACGACCGAGGACTTCGAGGTCGACGTCGACCGGACTGGCGCCGGGACCGAGGCGGTCGAGGCTGCGGCCGCGGACTCCGACGGGGCCGACGTAGCCGACGACGCGGCCGACGCAGCCGACGACGCGGACGGCGACGAGGCGGCGGCGGACGCGGGTCCCGATCCGACGGACGGGGTGGAGACGGACGCGGCCGAGCCGGACGAGTCAGAGTTCACGTTCGGCACCGACGGGGAGTCGACGGACGCCGCCCCCGCCAGCACGGACGGGGGGACCGCCGCCGAAGCGATCGAACCGGAGGAATCGGGCGCGTCGGGCGAGCCGAGCGAGTCGGAGGAATCGGGCGTGTCGGACAGCGACGGTCCGGACGTCGACGACTCGGGAACGGCGGAGCGGTCGCTCGACGAGTAG
- a CDS encoding pyridoxal phosphate-dependent aminotransferase produces the protein MSDAYDFSERIGRVEPSATLAISNLAAEKEAEGADIVDLSVGEPDFDTPANVVEAGKDALDAGHTGYTSSNGVPELKEAIAEKLRGNGVDADADEVIVTPGGKQALYETFQTLIDGGDEVVLLDPAWVSYEAMAKLAGADLSRVDLAPHGFQLEPALDDLAETVSDDTELLVVNSPSNPTGAVFSETALEGVRDLAVEHDVAVISDEIYERIVYDAEHVSLASLDGMADRTVTINGFSKAYSMTGWRLGYLHATDEFVGEAGKLHSHSVSCATNFVQRAGIEALENTEAAVEEMRDAFADRRDLLVDLFDEHGVDVDVGDGAFYMMIPVDDSEVQSTSDASGDEPRADDQAWCERAIEEASVACVPGSAFNADGFARISYAASEERLREAVDRLVANDLL, from the coding sequence ATGAGCGACGCATACGACTTCTCGGAGCGGATCGGACGCGTAGAACCCAGCGCGACGCTGGCGATATCGAACCTCGCGGCGGAGAAGGAGGCGGAGGGCGCCGACATCGTCGACCTCTCGGTGGGCGAGCCGGACTTCGACACCCCGGCGAACGTCGTCGAGGCCGGCAAGGACGCGCTCGACGCCGGCCACACGGGGTACACCTCCTCGAACGGGGTCCCCGAACTCAAGGAGGCGATCGCGGAGAAGCTCCGCGGGAACGGCGTCGACGCCGACGCCGACGAGGTGATCGTCACCCCCGGCGGCAAGCAGGCGCTGTACGAGACGTTCCAGACCCTGATCGACGGGGGTGACGAGGTCGTCCTCCTCGATCCGGCGTGGGTCTCCTACGAGGCGATGGCGAAGCTGGCGGGCGCCGACCTCTCGCGCGTCGACCTCGCGCCCCACGGCTTCCAGCTGGAGCCGGCGCTCGACGACCTCGCGGAGACCGTCTCGGACGACACCGAACTGCTCGTCGTCAACTCCCCGTCGAACCCGACCGGCGCTGTGTTCTCGGAGACCGCGCTGGAGGGCGTCCGCGACCTCGCCGTGGAACACGACGTCGCCGTGATCTCGGACGAGATATACGAGCGCATCGTCTACGACGCCGAGCACGTCTCGCTCGCGAGCCTCGACGGGATGGCCGACCGCACCGTCACGATCAACGGCTTCTCGAAGGCGTACTCGATGACCGGCTGGCGGCTCGGCTACCTCCACGCCACCGACGAGTTCGTCGGTGAGGCGGGGAAGCTCCACTCGCACTCCGTCTCCTGCGCGACCAACTTCGTCCAGCGCGCCGGGATCGAGGCGTTAGAGAACACCGAGGCGGCGGTCGAGGAGATGCGCGACGCGTTCGCGGACCGCCGCGACCTCCTCGTGGACCTGTTCGACGAGCACGGCGTCGACGTCGACGTCGGTGACGGCGCCTTCTACATGATGATCCCCGTGGACGACAGCGAGGTGCAGAGCACCTCGGATGCGAGCGGCGACGAGCCGCGAGCCGACGACCAGGCGTGGTGCGAGCGCGCCATCGAGGAGGCGTCGGTCGCCTGCGTCCCCGGAAGCGCCTTCAACGCAGACGGCTTCGCGCGGATCTCCTACGCCGCGAGCGAGGAGCGCCTGCGCGAGGCGGTCGACCGGCTCGTCGCGAACGACCTGCTTTAG